Within Actinoplanes sp. L3-i22, the genomic segment GCCGGTCCGCCGCGCCGCCGACGGACTCGCGAACGGCAATGAACTGTTCGGATACGCGAGCTGGCGGCACGACGACGACATCTGGATCTGCGACGGCATCGACAGCGCCAGAAATCCGGCCGGCCACCTCGCCCTGCCGCCCCGGGACCTCCGGCGAGCCGGCGAAACGCTGCAATCCCTGGTCGAGAATCCCTAGGATTCGCCGGCGCGGGCCACAAAGCCGCGAGATCAGCCCGGTGGTCCAGCCGACACCGGTCGGCTGGACCACCGCATGGTCAGGCGGGGCAGGTCACATCGTGCGCCGGGCGGGTGCCGTCGGTCAGGAACGCGGTCACCCAGGCGTCGCCGCAGGGGTTTCCGTTCTCCAGGTAGGAGCCGTGGCCACCCGCGTCCACGGCGACCATCCGGGCGCGGTCGCCGAAGGCGGTGCGCAGGTTCAGCGCCTTGCGATAGGGCGTGGCCGGATCCCGCAGGTTCTGCACGAGCAGCACGTTCGACGGACCGTCCGGGGTGACCCGCACCGGCGGCTCGACCGGGGCGGGCGAGAACGCGCAGGTGTAGATGTTGACCGGCATGCCGGCCGTGAGCGGGAACGCCTGCCGGTTCGCCGACACCCCTGCGGCGTACGACCGGATGTCCCGCGGCCAGCGCACGTCGTGGCAGATCGTCGCGTTCAGCACCGCGAACGTGTTCTGCAGCGCCGCCTCGGGCGCGGCCCCGGTCGGCGGCAGCGGGCCACCCGCGAGCGCCGCACTCATCAGCCCGGCCAGCTGCGGGAACCGCGAATCCGAGTAGAGCCCGTTGAGCAGGTTCGACCGCAGCGTGTTCCCGTCCAGCACCGGCGGATCGGCTCCGGTCCACGGCAGCGGTTCCCGGTCCAGCGAATCGGCCAGCCGCAGGTAGGTGCCACGCACCGCCGCCGGGTCGACGCCGAGGTGGTACTGGCCGTCGCGGGCGGCGGCCCAGGCCGCGAAGTCCGGGAACCGGTCCTCGACCCCGATCGCGTAGTTCGCCGCCCAGCCCCGTTCGACCAGCTCAGGATCCGGGTCGTCGTTGCTGTCGAGCACCACGCGATCGGTGTGGGCGGCGAACATCGTGGCGTAGACCGCGCCCACGTAGGTGCCGTAGGAGACGCCCCAGTAGGAGATCCGCCGCTCGCCGAGCGCCTGCCGGATCGCGTCCAGGTCGCGAGCCTCGTTCCGGCTGCTGATGCTGTCGTAGACCGGCCCGCCGTTGTCCGCGCAGGCCGCGGCCGCCCGCCGGGACCAGTCCACGGTCGGCGTGATGTCGCCGCCCGCGCCGGGCCACGGCATGATCCGGGTCTGGGTGATGTCAGCCGGCTGCAGACCGCACGAGACCAGCGCGCTCGCCCCCACCCCGCGCGGGTCGAAGGAGACCAGGTCGTAGCGATCGAGAACGGACTGCGGCAGCTTGCCCACATAGGCGCTGGGCCGGTTGACGCCGGAGTTGCCCGGGCCGCCGGGGATCAGCACCAGCACCCCGCGGCGCAGGCCGGGCGCGGCCGTCCGGAGGCGGGAGATCGCCAGGTCGAGGCGCGGCCCGCCGGGCCGGGCGTAGTCGACCGGGACGGACACCGTGCCGCACTCCTGGCGCGGATCGACGGCAGCGGACGCCGGGCAGGCCGACCAGGCCGGGCCGGGTGGGGTGGCGGACCAGGCCGGCACCGGCACCGCGAGGCCGGTACTGACGAGAGCGGCGATCAAGACCGTTTTCATACGGTCGAGCCTCGTCACCCGATCGCCCGGGGTCGATAGACCTGGCTCCCCGCCGATGGTCGGGCTAACCCCACCACGGACCTCAGGACGCGATGATCACCTCGGTGCCGGTACGGCGGATCGCGTCGATGCCGGCCGGGTCCGCGCTGGCGTCGGTGACCAGCGTGGCCACGTCGGTGACCGGGCAGATGCCGGCCAGGCAGACCTTGCCCACCTTGGAGCCGTCGGCGACCACGATCACCCGGTCGGCGCGGCGGATCATCGTGGCGTTGGTGTTCGCCTCGATCTCGTCGTGGGTGGTCAGGCCGCCGCGGGCGCTGATCCCGTCGACGCCGACAACCGCGACCGCCATGTTCAGCCCCTGCAGCGCGTGGTCCGCGATCGGCCCGACCAGCTCGTACGACTGGGTCCGGGACACCCCGCCCGTCATGATCAGTTTCAGCCGGGGGCGCAGCGCCAGCTCGGACGCGATGTTGAGGGCGTTGGTCACCACGGTCAGGTCGACGCGCTCGGCGAGCAGCCGTGCGAGCAGGTGCGTGGTGGTGCCGCCGGTCAGACCCAGGGTGAGCGGGCCCTTCGGGAGCAGCCCCGCGACCGTACGGGCAATGAGGGTTTTCTCTTCCCGGTGTTGACCTGTGCGGTAACGGACCGGCAGCTCGTAGGCGACGTCGACGGCGACCGCGCCGCCGTGGGTCCGCGAGAGCAGCCGCTGGTCCTCGAGGATCTGCAGGTCACGCCGGATGGTGGCGGCCGAGACGGCGAACTCGTCGGCGAGGTGGCCGGCGTCGACCGACCCGGTGGCGGTGACCCGTTCGAGGATGGCCGACACTCGGTCGGCGCGACGCAGAGACGACATGGAACCTTCCGAAGTCCGGTGATCAAACGCGCATTCAATATAGTTCGTT encodes:
- a CDS encoding DeoR/GlpR family DNA-binding transcription regulator, whose product is MSSLRRADRVSAILERVTATGSVDAGHLADEFAVSAATIRRDLQILEDQRLLSRTHGGAVAVDVAYELPVRYRTGQHREEKTLIARTVAGLLPKGPLTLGLTGGTTTHLLARLLAERVDLTVVTNALNIASELALRPRLKLIMTGGVSRTQSYELVGPIADHALQGLNMAVAVVGVDGISARGGLTTHDEIEANTNATMIRRADRVIVVADGSKVGKVCLAGICPVTDVATLVTDASADPAGIDAIRRTGTEVIIAS
- a CDS encoding alpha/beta hydrolase; amino-acid sequence: MKTVLIAALVSTGLAVPVPAWSATPPGPAWSACPASAAVDPRQECGTVSVPVDYARPGGPRLDLAISRLRTAAPGLRRGVLVLIPGGPGNSGVNRPSAYVGKLPQSVLDRYDLVSFDPRGVGASALVSCGLQPADITQTRIMPWPGAGGDITPTVDWSRRAAAACADNGGPVYDSISSRNEARDLDAIRQALGERRISYWGVSYGTYVGAVYATMFAAHTDRVVLDSNDDPDPELVERGWAANYAIGVEDRFPDFAAWAAARDGQYHLGVDPAAVRGTYLRLADSLDREPLPWTGADPPVLDGNTLRSNLLNGLYSDSRFPQLAGLMSAALAGGPLPPTGAAPEAALQNTFAVLNATICHDVRWPRDIRSYAAGVSANRQAFPLTAGMPVNIYTCAFSPAPVEPPVRVTPDGPSNVLLVQNLRDPATPYRKALNLRTAFGDRARMVAVDAGGHGSYLENGNPCGDAWVTAFLTDGTRPAHDVTCPA